A stretch of Megalobrama amblycephala isolate DHTTF-2021 linkage group LG14, ASM1881202v1, whole genome shotgun sequence DNA encodes these proteins:
- the LOC125246081 gene encoding C-type lectin domain family 4 member F-like, whose protein sequence is MSDGIYEDVIRTESERMNTDRMEMTVVIYESAEEYVRDHDFRTETNTHQPLQRTGSDCVKIRSSRAAAVCLVLLCVLLLTAVIVLCVTFTLERQHLISKNENLTNERDQLLTNITNLSEERDGLKIKNKNLTNERDQLKLEKNYLQMSLGKLDGWIYYQSSLYFISSEKKNWIESRRYCTERGADLIIINNREEQEFVSNSFDGFWIGLTDSVVEGRWEWVDGTNMTSG, encoded by the exons ATGTCTGATGGTATTTATGAAGATGTGATCAGGACTGAGTCTGAGAGAATGAACACAGACAGAATGGAGATGACAGTGGTAATCTATGAGAGTGCAGAAGAATATGTGAGAGATCATGACTTCAGGacagagacaaacacacaccaaCCACTTCAGCGTACAG GAAGTGATTGTGTGAAGATCAGAAGCTCCAGAGCAGCTGCAGTGTGTTTGGTGCTGCTGTGTGTTCTTCTGCTGACTGCAGTCATAGTGCTGTGTGTCACGTTCACTCTAGAGAGACAACACTTAATATCCAAGAATGAAAACCTGACCAATGAGAGAGACCAGCTACTAACTAACATTACCAACCTATCAGAAGAGAGAGATGGGCtgaaaataaagaacaaaaaccTGACCAATGAGAGAGACCAGCTAAAATTGGAGAAAAATTATCTTCAAATGAGTCTTGGTAAACTGG ATGGATGGATTTACTATCAATCCAGTCTTTACTTCATTTCCTCTGAGAAGAAGAACTGGATTGAGAGCAGAAGATACTGTACAGAGAGAGGAGCAgatctgatcatcataaacaaCAGAGAGGAACAA GAATTTGTCAGTAACAGTTTTGATGGTTTCTGGATTGGTCTGACTGACAGTGTTGTGGAGGGCAGATGGGAATGGGTTGATGGCACCAACATGACCTCTGGGTGA